From one Colletotrichum destructivum chromosome 3, complete sequence genomic stretch:
- a CDS encoding Putative glycoside hydrolase, family 5, glycoside hydrolase superfamily, protein MKLLLLSILANLVAIRCLAVPEPRQASAFPSASGTKFTIDGQTGYFAGSNSYWISFLTNDADVDLVMDNVAKSGLKIFRIWGFNDVNTIPDGDQVWYQHLSSTGSRINTGTNGLQRLDAVVAAAERKGVKLVIPFVNHWDDYGGMNAYVKAFGGSKESWYTNAQAQSQYQAFIRAVVGRYKDSAAIFAWELANEPRCKGCDTDVIFKWAESSSKFVKSLDANHMVTLGDEGMGLPGDGSYPYQYGEGTDFVKNLGIETLDFGTFHMYPDHWNVDLKTWSPGWIKSHGEACAKAGKPCLFEEYGSLTDHCAVEKAWQEASRTAPGLGADLFWQWGDRLSSGQTHDDGFTIYHGSSDYQCLVVDHVKAITG, encoded by the exons ATgaagcttcttctcctgtcgATCTTGGCCAACCTTGTCGCCATCCGCTGCCTGGCCGTCCCGGAGCCCAGACAAGCTTCGGCTTTTCCGTCGGCGAGTGGGACAAAGTTCACCATCGACGGCCAGACCGGGTACTTCGCCGGCAGCAACTCGTACTGGATCTCGTTTCTGACCAacgatgccgacgtcgacctcgtcatggACAACGTCGCAAAGTCCGGGCTCAAGATCTTCCGCATATGGGGCTTCAACGACGTCAACACCATCCCCGACGGGGACCAGGTCTGGTACCAGCACCTCTCGTCCACCGGGTCCAGGATCAACACGGGCACCAACGGGCTCCAGCGCctcgatgccgtcgtcgccgccgccgagaggaAGGGTGTCAAGCTGGTCATCCCCTTTGTCAACCACTGGGACGACTACGGCGGCATGAACGCCTACGTGAAGGCCTTTGGCGGCTCCAAGGAGTCGTGGTACACCAACGCCCAGGCCCAGAGCCAGTACCAGGCCTTCATCCGGGCGGTCGTGGGCCGGTACAAGGACTCGGCCGCCATCTTCGCGTGGGAGTTGGCCAACGAGCCCCGCTGCAAGGGCTGCGACACCGACGTGATCTTCAAGTGGGCGGAATCGAGCTCCAAGTTTGTCAAGTCGCTCGATGCGAATCACATGGTCAccctgggcgacgaggggaTGGGCCTCCCCGGCGACGGGAGCTACCCATACCAGTACGGCGAAGGGACGGACTTTGTGAAGAATCTCGGCATTGAGACGCTTGACTTTGGCACTTTCCACATGTACCCGGATCATT GGAACGTCGATCTCAAGACCTGGTCCCCCGGCTGGATCAAATCGCACGGCGAGGCATGCGCCAAGGCAGGCAAGCCCTGTCTCTTTGAAGAGT ACGGTTCCCTGACGGACCACTGCGCTGTCGAGAAAGCATGGCAGGAAGCTTCTCGCACCGCGCCCGGGCTGGGGGCTGATTTGTTCTGGCAATGGGGCGATCGGCTGAGTTCCGGCCAGACGCACGATGACGGGTTCACAATCTACCACGGCAGCAGCGACTACCAGTGCCTGGTTGTAGATCATGTGAAGGCGATCACTGGCTGA